The Geobacillus genomosp. 3 genome segment GCCGGGAATCGCTCATCGACCCGACGGCAAACGAATTGCCGCTCATTCAAATCGACCCGTACGTCCGCGGCATCGTCCGCTGGCTGAACATGATGCATATGTACACCATTTGCAGCTGCGACGGGGAAGGGAAACGGCCAGCCGTCATTTACTTCCTTGACGACTTATCCGCCGAACAGCGGACGATCATCCGCGCCTGCGCGCCCAAACGGGTGAAGGTTCGCTTCAGCGAACGCCATCCGAAATACGTCAAACTTTCTTTGCACTACGGCCCCGACCACATCGACGACTTGCTCGTTATGGCCGAGCGGCTGTATGATGTGTGGCGCAACCCGGACAGGCTGTTGGACTACCGCCTTGAGACGTTCCAACAACGGCTGCTTCCTTTATTGGCCATTAACGGGCCAAGCGGACGGGAACGATCCATCCGTGCGCACCTTCAGCGAATGCTCCGGAAAAAAACAGATGAACTGACGGTCGACCCGTACGGCAACTTGCTCGCCATCGTCCGGCGCGGAGACGGTCCAACGATTTTGCTTTCCGCCCATCTGGATACCGTCCGTCCGTTTCCGCTTCAGCGCACTATCGTGCACAAAGGAACAACATGGCGGGCTTCATCAGGGATCTTGGGAGCGGACGATCGTGCAGGCATAGCGGTCATCTTGGAACTGCTCGATTCCGTCCCCTGCTCCCGCTTCAGCGGAACACTGAAAATCGCCTTTACCGTTGAAGAAGAAATCGGCTGCCTCGGCTCGCGCCATCTCGATCCGGACTTTTTGCGCGATGTCGACGCCGCCATCGTCGTCGACCGCCGCGGCACCCGCGACATCGTCACCTCTAACGGCGGCACGCCGTTTTGCCCGGACGAATACGGGCGATTGTTCGAACAGGCCGGAGCGCTCGCCGGCATGCCCGACTGGAGAACAACCGCCGGCGGGGTCAGCGATGCGAAAGTATTCGCCTCTTTCGGCATCCCGTCCGTCAATTTGTCCGTCGGCTACGAAAACGAACATACGGAAGATGAATCGCTCAACGTTCGGGCAACGCTTGAAACGGTGATGCTGCTTGAGAAGGTGTTCGACGAAAACTTGTTAACTTCGTTCGTCCAAACCGAAGTCATCCGGCCAAGCTAAAAACGCATCCGCCAATATACATGGAAGAAAAAGCAGCCGCATGGCGTCGGCGAGCGGCTGTTTTTTTATTTCCCTGTTTACGTTCCTGTTTCCCTTTTCGGCTAAGTCCCCCAAAGAACCGTCAACTCTCTTCTTTGGATAGATCAACCAATCGGGCAATCTCCTTGACTATCATTCCTTTCCGCGCCATGTTATGGGACAGTCTCTTCATTCCTTCTTGATCCCCCTCCTCTATTTTATCCATATAAAACTCACAATCCCAACATCCTCCTTTTCCCTTCGTTTTTATTGCCTTCACCCCGCTTCGGAGTTGTTACTCTTCTTTCTCCGACAACGTCACATACGTTTCAAAAATCTCAACAACAACCACAACTCATCTATATAAATGCTCATTGAACAATTCACATTTGCCTTCTTCCGCAACTCACTTCTTTCCCATGGATCAGCTTGCCGATTGAGCCCACATGTTCTTTGTAGGAAGTACTGAAGCGCTTAAGGAACGAAGAGGTTAACTCTCCATGTTGCATGTATATAGTTCCAATCGAACTAACATGCACAAAAACTTTTTTAGTTCGACTTGCTTATTTTTAGTATCTCCCTTTTGGCTAAGTAAACAACATATCAGCAACCAAATTGTCGCGGCGAAATATCATTTCATTAAGTTTACCAATACGACTCAACGGTGAAAAAGTAGAAGTGAAGAACATTGTCAAACAGAATATTGCACCGCTTTATCTATAAAAACGCAAATCACCTTATCCAAAAAATGATGATTCTAAAGGAGAAGTAAAAAAGCCATAACTAGTAATTTGTAACATGTGATAATATATTTTTAAAAAGATAAGCTATTTTTGATATGCGAAGATGGGGGAGAGTTTTATGGATGAAAAGGATTGGATCATCTTAAAAACTATATACGAGGATCGCAACATTACCAAGGCATCGGAGCGGCTGTACATCTCTCAACCATCCTTAACTTATAGAATTAAACAGCTAGAAAAAGAATTCGGTGTCAAGATACTCTCTAGAGGAAAAAAGGGAGTGGAATTTACTGAACATGGTGAGTACTTAGTACAATATGCGAGCAATATGCTGTCTCTTCTCGAAAGAATAAAAGAGCAATTAAGTAATATGAACGATAAAGTAAAAGGGACGCTAAAGTTGGCTGCATCACGAATTTACGCACGTTATGAACTTCCCGGTATATTATCTCTATTCTTAAAAAGATACCCAGATATTGATATTCAACTCAAAACCGGCTTTAGTTCGGAGGTTTATCAAATGTTGCATAAGGAGGAAGTACATGTAGGTATAGTAAGGGGAAACCATGACTGGGATGGACCTAAGATTTTAATTAGTGAAGAAAAAATTTACGTTGTATCGAAATACCGTATTGATCTTTCTAACCTACCTGCTATACCTAGGGTGAATTATACAACTGATCCCTCATTAAAAAGTATCATAGACTCTTGGTGGAAAGAAATATTTGATATCCCCCCAAATATCACCATGGAAGTTGATCTTATCGATACTTGCAGGGAAATGGTGATTCACGGTCTAGGGTATGCTATTCTGCCAGGTATATGCTTAAAAGGTTTAGACAATTTATACAAATACGAGATCACATCAAAAGACGGAAGTCCAATTTATAGGAGAACATGGCTTATCTTCCGAAACTCAACATTAGACTTATCTAAAGTCAGCGCCTTCGTCGATTTTGTTCAAACTAACTATAAACAGCCGGCTAGGGAGCATAACTGATACGTCTATACAGATGTAACGGAAAAATTTAACATATCCTTGACGAAAAAGCCGCTTATCTATTTTTTTCGGCTGACGAAGGTGAGCCTGTGGCCTGCCTTCGTCACGTTAAGACGTGACGGAAGACCAATCCCCTAAACAGGTCTGGCGGTGTTGTTCAGTCGCCCAACAGTCGGTCCGATCACTCTGTAAACACTACAAATGTTAAAGCTTTAAACTGTATCGATATACCGCAGAGAAAAATTCATTTAAAGTAATATGATCTCGGAAAGCTGTTTTCCATTTTATATGCTTGACATCTTCCAAAATGGCAAATAGGGGAAGTCATAAAGGAAGTTATAAACTCAAACGCGAGGAGGAAAATTCCTCCTCGCTCAGAAACTGTTCACCCTTTGGATATATGTAATAATCTCTTTACTTACTTCTTCGGTAGAGGAATTCCCCCCTAAATCTGGAGTCTTTTTATCTCCACAATCCAAATAATTCCATATAGCTTTGTATAGCAAACCCGATACCTGCACCAACTGTGGATCATTGTGCTTTCTCCCCAGCCAATTAATTAGCATCTGAGCGGATAATATTTCCGCTACGGGATTAGCAATCCCTTTGCCTGCGATAGAGGGAGCCGAGCCGTGAACAGCCTGCGCGACAGCAAAATGATCTCCTTCGTTTAGGCTAGGGGCCACTCCTAGCCCCCCGACAAGCCCGGCTGCCAAATCTGAAAGAATATCCCCAAACATATTAGTAGTAACAATAACGTCATATTTTTCGGGATGAAGGACTAAATACATTGCAAAAGCATCAACATGATGGTCATCCGTAAAAATATGCGGATATTGTTCGCTTATCTTATAACATTCCTCTAAAAACAAACCGCATCCCTCCCTCTAGAAATGTTGATATATCAAGGCTTTTCGGCCTCTCAGGGGTGCCGAAAAAATATTTTTCGACAAAATCCCTTACATCCTTTTTCAATTTTGTGGATATCTTACAGACCTAGGGTGCGCTTCGCGGCCACGCCTGGATCCATTTTCCTGACGTGGGAGGAAGTGTATTCGATGCACCCTTGGATCTCCGCATCGCTGATGAGGACGAACCCTCCCATGTCTCCGGGCGTCTTTGCGCCAACATTCCCTCGTTCGGTCTCGTCATCAGGCGGAGGCCGGCCAAGCTCCTTTCGGGACTCGAGGTCGAATGGATGAGATCACGCCAGCTTCTCCGGTGTCATCCTGTTGTCCAACACTTCTTCCGTTCGTGGGGGGAGGCCTTAGGCCGCCCGGTGTGGAACATGGGACAAGACGTCCTGCCTCATTCGCTCCGCGTCAAACGCTTGTTTCTTCGTGCAAATCGCAAACAGCACATTCAACAGCTTTCGGCATAACGCGACGATGGACTGCTTTCCGGTCAGCGGGTTGACGGGCCGGGTCGTATAGTACTCATGCAGCTCGCGAAACGCCTCATTGTGCCGGATCAGCGGAATCACCGCCCGAAACAGCACCGATCGCAGCCGTTTCCGTCCCCGCTTCGAGATGTGCTTTTGCCCTTTGCGCTGGCCGGAGGAGTTCTCCTTGAGCGTCAGGCCCGCCAACTTCACCAATTGACGCGGGTCCCGATAGTGGGCAAAACTGCCGATCTCCGCCAGCAGATCGATGATCGTGGCATCTCCCAACCCGTCGACCGTTTTCAGCCATTGATACTCCATCGTTGTTTGAACCAATGCCTTCAACTCGGCGTCCAACGCTGCGATTTCGGCCTCGAACTGGCGGTATTGGCGGACGAGCGCGGCGATCTCAAACCGGGCCATCGTCGTCCCTTCCGTCACCCCAATCGAGCCCTTCGCGGCGTCGATCAACGCCTGAATTTTCGCTTTCTGCGGGCATTTCAGCCCTTCGCTTTGCCGGTACGCCTCCAGAAGCTCCTCGGCGGTCCGACCCGCCATATCGGCCGGAAGCGGCGTCCACTCCAGCACCGCCAGCGCTGTTTTCCCCAGGTCGCGAAACACGGTCCAAAACTCTGGAAAATACCGATCCGTCCAACGGATGATCGCGTTTTTCACCGCCGCCTGTTCCTTCCGGAGCTTCTCTTTGAGCGTGCTCCCGACGCGCAAATCCGCTTCGATCTCGTGCAGCAGCCGGGGGACGAGGAATCGCCCGTCTTTCGCCAGCCTGGCGATGACCAGGGCGTCTTTGGCGTCGTGTTTCGTCGGCAGGTTGTCATCGAGTTCTTTCGACCGGCACACATGCGCCGGGTTGACCATGACCAGCGGGATCCCGTTTTCCTCGAGGAAGTAGGCCAGGTTCAACCAGTAGTGCCCGGTCGGCTCCACAGCGACGATCACCTGTGACTTCCCGAACGCTTTCCTCCCCTCCTGAATCGCTTCATACAGCTGTTGAAACCCCTCTTTCGACTGGAAGATCGGGAACGACTTGCGAAGCACGCGCCCCCGGTCATCCACGAAGCAGGCGTAGTGGGTTCGTTTCGCGATATCGATGCCCACGACCAATGTGTGTTCCGTGACTTGATTGATTTTCTGATTTTGTGTACAATTCATCTGAAGTCCTCCTTGGCATGATGGTAGGTATTGTTTGGCACCCCTGCATCATACCAAGAGGGCTTTTTTTGATCAAGTCCCCGGAAAAGCTCCTAACGGGAATGCTTCTTTAATACATTGGCTTTATGAACAATGGATACGCGTTTTTTATTCCCTCTCTCTTCAGCTAATCGAAACGCTGCCTTAGCAACGTTTCTACTCGCTTGACGTGTGACGAGTCTTAGAGAAATGACAGTATCGTTGTCAATCTTGAATTCCCCAGGTCCCTCTAGCATATTTCTGTCTGCATACATGCCTTCCGTATTTTCACGAACAATAACCATATCGATGTTTCCATACTTGCATTGACTGATTGGAATAGATCGAACAGGCCTGATATTAGCATATAAGTTAAATCTTTTTCGTATTTCTGCACTGGGGTTGGGCATACTTTCACCTTTGTATAGGTGAGTGGATAGCGGGCCCAAAATCAATCCATGGCAGCTGTCTAGTCGACTGCTTGTTGTGTCAGGGAGTGTAGTTCCATACGTTTCATAAGCTTGTAGTCCTGCCTCAAGCTTAACCCATTCAAATAGCCTGCAGTTTATTTTCCGCTCTATCTCTTCTATGACCCTGACCGTTTCTCCTACAACCTCCGGGCCAATACCATCCCCTTCTATAACAGCTATTTTGTACATGATTCTCCGTCCTCTCTAACCCATTAAAAATCCATTTTACCCGGAAGCCAAAGCGATAAACCTGGAAACAGGATAACAATCACTAGATACAACAACATTAGTACAATAAAAATCGCACTCCCTTTGAATACTTCGCTTAATTTCTCCTTAGCTATCCCACTAATAACAAACAAGTTCAAGCCTACAGGCGGGGTGATTTGAGCTACTTCCATATTTATAATCATCGCTATCGCAAAATGATACGGGTCAATATTTAACATCTTCATAATTGGGAGCAATAAAGGTAATGTAATCAACATAATCGAAGAAGATTCTAGGAACATTCCCAGTATCAAAAATAGAATTGCGGTAGCGACAAAAAAGATGGTTTTGCTCAAAAATTCCCCCGAAACTAATAGAGAGGCAATCGTTTGCGGGATTTGCTCTTGGGTCATGTACAACGAAAAAACACTGGCACCCGATATGATAAACATAATCATTGCACTGACCCCTATAGTATCCTTCAAAATAGCATGCCAGTCTTTCCAAGAGGTCTCACGATAAACAAACAACGAGACAATTAGTGAGTATACACATGCGATAACTGATGCCTCCGACGGCGTAGTAGCACCACTATAAATACACAATAGAATTAAAATAGGTAAAAATACTCCCCACGAAGCCTTGCGTAATGAACTCCATCTTTCATTCCATGATGCCTTTTCAGCACCACCGTATCCTTTGAGACGGGCATAAAAGATCGAATATGCAACTAGCACAAGGGTAAGAACGATACCAGGTACAATTCCCGCTATAAACAACTTACCGATAGATTGCTCGGTTACAATTCCATAAACAATAAGTGGGATGCTAGGCGGGATCAGTATCCCTAATGTCCCAGAAGCAGCTACTAGCCCCATTGCGTATCTTTTGTTGTAACCAGCCTCCACCATAGCCGGGATCATGATAGAACCTACTGCGGCAGCGGTAGCTGGACTTGACCCACTAATGGCTGCAAAAAATGCACAGGCTAGAATCGTTACAACGGATAACCCACCGGATATGTGCCCTATCCACGCTCTCAACGCATCAATAAGATACTTCGATATCCCACCTTTAGCCATAATCGCACCGGCAAATACAAATCCGGGAATGGCAATCAATGTTGTAGAATTTATGGATGTAAACATTTTATGAGGAATGGTCCAAATATTAAACATACCCGACAGAGAAAACATAATAACAGACGCTACCGTTAAAGCCAACGCTATAGGAATTCTAAGCAAAATTAATACAGTAAAGAGACTAAAAAGCATTGCGGTATTCATCTAAACTCTCCTTTCCTAAACCTAAGTGATGATCCCCCTGGTGAATACTCATTCTCTCTTTTCGCACCTCATTTAGTTGACCAATAAAACGAACCGTCAATAATAGCCCTGAAAATGGTATAACCATATAGTATATCCACATCGGCACTCCGGTTTCCATAGATAATTGTCCTGTTCGCCATGTCTGTAAAACGATCATAGTTCCTCCTATCGTATAAAACAAACAGAACAATATCCCAATAACTCCGGCAAAATAGTCTATTACCTTACGCAGAGACTTAGGAACAATAACATAAAACAAATCCACGCAAATATGGTGTTTATCTCTTAAAGCTACAGAAAGACCTAATAAGATTCCCCAGGTTACCATAACTGTAGAAACTTCCGTAGTCCACGTAGTTGGAGAGTTAAAAATATATCTCATAATAACCTCAAACACTATGAGACAAAGTCCAACTATTAAAAATAAGCCGGCTAGTATATCCTCGATTAACGAATAAACTTTTTTCACTTTGCCCATTATCCCATCCTCCTACTAGTATTTAGGTTTCTAAAGAGGCTAAGCTCTTTAGAAACCTAACTTCTATCATTAATTTTGACTAGTCTCTTGGGCTTTTTGCAGAACCTCTGGGTCGATCTCCTTGCTCCACTTATCAAATACTGGTTGCAAAACATCCGTAAACTTTTGGCGTTCTCCATCTGTTAGATTATGAATTTTTATTTTTCCCTCTTTTTCCATTTGATCCAAGGCTTCTTTTTCTAGTTTGGCCTCTAATTCACGCCCTATCTCAGCCGAAGTCTTGGCAGCCTCCATAAACAACTCCTTTGTTTTTGCGTCAAGTTTATCCCACCAGGTTTTACTCGCCACTAGAATATACTCAGAACGTGCATGGCCGCTTAAAGTTAAGTATTTTTGTACTTCCGGATATCGCTGGGTTTGAATATTCACCAAACTATTTTCCTGTCCGTCCACTGTTCCTAATTGCAATGCTTGATATGTTTCATTAAAAGCGATTTTAGCCGATGAAGCTCCTAATGCTGCATACACCTCATTAATAATTGTTCCTCCATGGGTGCGAATTTTCAGACCCTTGAGGTCAGCTGGATCATCGATCTCAACCTTATTGTTCGTGATATGTTTGAAACCGTTCGGCCAGAACCCTAAACCGATCATCCCATATTGGTCTAACTTATCTAATAGTTTTTTTCCACCTTCCCCATCTTCAAAACTATATAATGCTTGACTGTCTTTAAACACAAACGGCAGATCGAAAATTTCGAACGACTTCTCAAATCCGCTTAATTTGGCAGATGACGGCGCTATAATTTGGACGTTATTTGCTTGCAGGGCCTCAATTTCATTATCATCACCGTATAATTGCCCAGATGGAAAGACTTTTACCTGAATTGCCCCATTACTTTTGGACTCAACAACTTCCTTAAATTTCAATGCCGCTTGGCCCTTTGGCGTGTTTTCGGCTGCCACATGCGAGAACATAACTGTCATCTTTGGATAACCATTGCCACCCTTTTTTGCGTTGTCGGACGAGCTATTACTACTGTTACTAGACGAACACCCAAACAACAAAGCGCTCAATAAGGCAATAAACAGAATTAGACAGGTAGGTTTCAAGATCAGTTTTCTTCTCATTTTCCTCGATTCCCCCTTGGAATTATTTTCAAATATAATGATAGCGTTTTCTAAAAATTCACCACTCCTCCCAAAAAAAACTTTTCTGACTGTTCTGTCTTTAATTATACAAAATCGTTAGACATAGATTAAATATATAATTTTTATACCCGTGGTGCTAGTTGAGCTTTAGCGCTCAACTAGCCCAAGTGTAACCAGGGAATAAGCTAACAATATACCGTCTAGTGCCACTTCAAATCCGATAATCGAATTGGCTCGGATCCCCGTGATGCGATAGTGGTCAACCAGAACCGAGAACACCGTCTCGATCACTTTGCGTTTTTGTTGGATCCACTGCTCCCATGTCTCAGACGCACGATGTTTCTGGTTTTTTCGAGACGGAGTCCAAAGCGCCATTTGGTATTCTTCGTACAGCCTTTTTTGCAAGTCACGGCTAATAAATCCTTTGTCCCCAAAGTTATACGGGTGGGGAATTTGGGTCATCACGCTTTCGGCTGCGATTCGATCGTGGCAAGATGCTTCCGTCACCACATACCCCATTGGCAGCCCTTGATCGGTCACTTGAAGGTGCAGCTTCAACCCGTAGTACCATTGCTTTTTGGAAGCGCAATACCCGATGTCGGCGATCTCTTGAAACCGTTTGACGCGATGCATTCTTGCCGTATGGCACAATGGGAGCGGCAAGCTGTCCACGACGGCATAGGCATGATGTTGGCCGCGTTTTGCCAACTCATGGCGGATCCATTTGATAGCGAAGCCAAGCGCCCGGCAGCGGCGGTTATACCGGGAACGTTCGAGAAACGAGCCGTTTGTGAACAAATTTCCCGTGACAAAACGATGCCACGCCCGTTCAGAAGTAAAACCGAGCAGCTTTCCTAAAAGATGAATGGCGATGATGACAGCGTCCTCTTGCTTGACCAAATGGCGATTTCGACGATGAAGATGCACCTGAATGCATGAAAGTTGAGCAGAAACAAAAACGAAAATGGCGGCATATTGCTTTTGAATCTTGGCCCGATCTGTAGTAAAATGAAAGTGCTCTTGCATAGGGATCCTCCTTTTTAATGGTTGGTTGCACTTTCATTTTAAGGGGATCCTCATGCAAGGGCTATTTTTATGCTTGTTTGAGTTTATCTAGCACCACGGGTTTTTTATGTAACATCATAAAAAATATTAATGTTCACATTTCCTTAGGAAATGATTGATCATTTATACGACATTGCCTTGCCAAATGGCCTTTGCTACTTAAGTTCTCAAGCATCCACATAGATATAACCAAACGCTAGAGAAGCATTTGCTCTATAAAAAATATCAGCTACGGTCATCCACTTTGATAAAAGACTTATCTCCAAATACCATCAGGGCATGAAAGCTCTAAATACCCCAATAGAAGAATTAAGTTAACGCTTTTTAGTCAAATTTAACAATTTAATCCGCAAGTATCGTTCCTTCTAACAGAAATGTTTTCCTTAACCTTTCTCATGCATTAAGGGTTTATTCTCGAAATCCTTGCAAAAAGTCCTCCCCGCAATCAGGGAATAGAAATACCCGAAAGAGTATAATCCCCTCCGAAATAACCTCTAGTTATCCCTCACCCTGTTGCCTTAATTCCATAATTCGTATCCAATAAACAAAAAACATCCATGAGTAAGCTTTTACTCGCCACCCAAGCATGAAAATAACCGCTCATGGATTCATTATTTTCACAGAAAACATCCATGAGTAAGCTTTTACTCGCCACCCAAGCATGAAAATAACCGCTCATGGATTCATTATTTTCACAGAAAACATCCATGAGTAAGCTTTTACTCGCCACCCAAGCATGAAAATAACCGCTCATGGATTCATTATTTTCACAGAAAACATCCATGAGTAAATTTTACTCCCCACCCAGGCATGAAAATCCATCTCTCCTTCCATAATGGAGGATGAACGCAAACAGTTTGGAAAGACGTGCTTTTTAATGGTGGTTCGACCCTGTACAAAAAACTGTTTGAGTCCATTTGGTGTTCCACCCATTGTAAGCCCTTTTCATTTGGAAAAGGTGACTACGAACAGAAAAATGCCTAACGAACAAGTGGACTCACTGTTTGCGAATTCATCAATGGAAGGAGTCCGGATCATGGATGTGCTTTATCATCGTTGCGCAGGTTTAGATGTTCATGCCAAAACGATTGTCGTTTGTGCGCTTTGGGGAGAAGAAGACCACATTCAAAAGGAGATCGAAACGTTTTCGACGTTTACCAAAGACTTGTTTCGCCTCCTGAAATGGCTCGAGGATCGAGAAATCACTCATCTAGCGATGGAGAGTACGGGGGTTTACTGGAAACCGGTCTTTAACATTTTAGAGGACTACTTTGACATTACCTTGGCCAACGCTCAGCGAATCAAGAATGTCCCAGGGAGAAAAACGGATGTATCCGATGCGGAATGGATCGCTAAATTATTGCGTTATGGACTGATTGAAAAGAGTTTTGTGCCACCCGCGCCAATTCGAGAATTGCGGGACTTGACCCGTTTACGCAAAAAGTGGGTGGGTCAATTGATTGCGGAAAAAAACCGAATTCATAAAGTATTGGAGTGTTCCAATATCAAGCTGGGTACGGTGATTTCCGACATCTTCGGAGTATCGGGCCGAAAACTCTTGACCCGTTTAATGGAACAGGGGTACATCGAAGAAGCCGATATCGACGCTTGCCTTCACGGAAGAATGAAAGGGAAAAAGCAACAAATTCAGGAATCGCTCTTTGGGACATTAACCGAACATGAGTTGTTCATGATTCGCCAATCGTGGAAGCACATCGAGTATTTGGAAAGCTTGATTCAGGAGATGGACCAACGCATCGACCATCTCTTACAACCGTATCAACAGGAAGTGGATCTTCTGATGACGATTCCTGGAGTGAAAAAGGAAACCGCCGCCGTCATCATCGCCGAAATCGGAGTGGATATGGGACAGTTCCCGACACCGCAGCGCCTCGCTTCTTGGGCTGGGGTGGCCCCGGGAAATCACGAAAGCGCTGGAAAACGCAAAAGTACACGAACGGTAAAGGGTAATCCTCATATTAAATCCGCGTTATGCGAGGCGGCATGGGCGTTATCCCGATGCAGGAATCAACCGTTGGCGGCGAAATTTTGGTCATTGGCGGCTCGCCGGGGAAAGAAAAAAGCACTCGTTGCGATCGCGCACCGAATGCTTGTCACCATTTACTGCATGCTTTCCCGAAAAGAACCGTTTTGGGGACCACAAGTAAGTTAGTATAGCCAAAATGAATACAGAATATACGAGATGCCTAAAAATAAGGCACCTCTGCTTTCCTGTTGTCTTTTTTGGCCATTTGTAGTGTATCCAAACTGATCACAGGATATACAGAGTTGACCGGGTTTTATGGATTTTCACAGAAAACATCCATGAGTAAGCTTTTACTCGCCACCCAAGCATGAAAATAACCGCTCATGGATTCATTATTTTCACAGAAAACATCCATGAGTAAGCTTTTACTCGCCACCCAAGCATGAAAATAACCGCTCATGGATTCATTATTTTCACAGAAAACATCCATGAGTAAGCTTTTACTCGCCACCCAAGCATGAAAATAACCGCTCATGGATTCATTATTTTCACAGAAAACATCCATGAGTAAGCTTTTACTCGCCACCCAAGCATGAAAATAACCGCTCATGGATTCATTATTTTCACAGAAAACATCCATGAGTAAGCTTTTACTCGCCACCCAAGCATGAAAATAACCGCTCATGGATTCATTATTTTCACAGAAAAAAAAGACAGCAAGCGCCGGAGGGAAATCCTCCCTATTGCCCGCCGTACTATCCTAAGAGATAATTTTTCTCAAAAAACAATGAATCAATTATTGTAATGTTAGGCTTCTCCATTAAATAAAGCTATCGGTACAACAGAGTAGCCTTCCATAATCCTTCTGGCAGTGCGTCCAATGGCCGCACGTTTCACCCGATACTCCCCATTCTCTCCTATAACAATTGCCTCAACCTCTATAATACCTGTCGGATGGCCAATCTTAACTGGTCCTTTATGACCAGAGAGAATATCGTGTACAACCGTCCCTGGTATTTGGCTAGCTGTAGCTAACGCAATAGCTCCGCTAACAGCAAAAGCCGGATGCAATGTCCCCATAGCAATATACCGCCCAATAATATGAATATCGTTGGCAGAGATGATTTGTTTTTCACTCGATACATAGCTCTTGCGTTTGGCGATGACACATATCTTAGGCAACGCATGAGTAAACGGACTTGGATTATCGTCCGGATCGATTAAACCTATTTGTTTTCCAATCTTCACACGGATTTCTTCTAGAACATCGAGAAGATCCTTTTTATTGAAATCTTTACCCACTTCTGTACCTTCAATACCCATTTGATCTGCTTTTACAAAAATAAGGGTATTAGCAGAATCGACTACAGACACTTCGATCTCCTTGCCCGAAGAAAGCCTGATCTTATCTTTCACATCACCTGTCGGTAACACTTTCCCAGTGATGGCTCCCCCAGAGTCTAAAAAATTTACACTAATCTTAGATGCAACCCCTAACACCCCAGAAATTGAGAAGTCTCCCTCGTAGACAATCTCTCCATTTTTAACTGGGACTTCTACTTCTATAATTTTATTTGTGTTAGTATTGAAGATTCTGACAACGGTATAAGGTTCTGTAATTTTACAAAACCCCTCCTCAACTGCATATAGCCCAACTGCTGCTGCCATATTTCCGCATGTAGGTGTATAATCAATTACTTCTTTAGTCACACTTACCTGTCCAAATGTATAGATAATATCAACGTTTTCCTGTTCAGAT includes the following:
- a CDS encoding IS110 family transposase; protein product: MDVLYHRCAGLDVHAKTIVVCALWGEEDHIQKEIETFSTFTKDLFRLLKWLEDREITHLAMESTGVYWKPVFNILEDYFDITLANAQRIKNVPGRKTDVSDAEWIAKLLRYGLIEKSFVPPAPIRELRDLTRLRKKWVGQLIAEKNRIHKVLECSNIKLGTVISDIFGVSGRKLLTRLMEQGYIEEADIDACLHGRMKGKKQQIQESLFGTLTEHELFMIRQSWKHIEYLESLIQEMDQRIDHLLQPYQQEVDLLMTIPGVKKETAAVIIAEIGVDMGQFPTPQRLASWAGVAPGNHESAGKRKSTRTVKGNPHIKSALCEAAWALSRCRNQPLAAKFWSLAARRGKKKALVAIAHRMLVTIYCMLSRKEPFWGPQVS
- a CDS encoding TRAP transporter large permease; translated protein: MNTAMLFSLFTVLILLRIPIALALTVASVIMFSLSGMFNIWTIPHKMFTSINSTTLIAIPGFVFAGAIMAKGGISKYLIDALRAWIGHISGGLSVVTILACAFFAAISGSSPATAAAVGSIMIPAMVEAGYNKRYAMGLVAASGTLGILIPPSIPLIVYGIVTEQSIGKLFIAGIVPGIVLTLVLVAYSIFYARLKGYGGAEKASWNERWSSLRKASWGVFLPILILLCIYSGATTPSEASVIACVYSLIVSLFVYRETSWKDWHAILKDTIGVSAMIMFIISGASVFSLYMTQEQIPQTIASLLVSGEFLSKTIFFVATAILFLILGMFLESSSIMLITLPLLLPIMKMLNIDPYHFAIAMIINMEVAQITPPVGLNLFVISGIAKEKLSEVFKGSAIFIVLMLLYLVIVILFPGLSLWLPGKMDF
- a CDS encoding IS982 family transposase, coding for MQEHFHFTTDRAKIQKQYAAIFVFVSAQLSCIQVHLHRRNRHLVKQEDAVIIAIHLLGKLLGFTSERAWHRFVTGNLFTNGSFLERSRYNRRCRALGFAIKWIRHELAKRGQHHAYAVVDSLPLPLCHTARMHRVKRFQEIADIGYCASKKQWYYGLKLHLQVTDQGLPMGYVVTEASCHDRIAAESVMTQIPHPYNFGDKGFISRDLQKRLYEEYQMALWTPSRKNQKHRASETWEQWIQQKRKVIETVFSVLVDHYRITGIRANSIIGFEVALDGILLAYSLVTLGLVER
- a CDS encoding DctP family TRAP transporter solute-binding subunit; protein product: MRRKLILKPTCLILFIALLSALLFGCSSSNSSNSSSDNAKKGGNGYPKMTVMFSHVAAENTPKGQAALKFKEVVESKSNGAIQVKVFPSGQLYGDDNEIEALQANNVQIIAPSSAKLSGFEKSFEIFDLPFVFKDSQALYSFEDGEGGKKLLDKLDQYGMIGLGFWPNGFKHITNNKVEIDDPADLKGLKIRTHGGTIINEVYAALGASSAKIAFNETYQALQLGTVDGQENSLVNIQTQRYPEVQKYLTLSGHARSEYILVASKTWWDKLDAKTKELFMEAAKTSAEIGRELEAKLEKEALDQMEKEGKIKIHNLTDGERQKFTDVLQPVFDKWSKEIDPEVLQKAQETSQN
- a CDS encoding TRAP transporter small permease; protein product: MGKVKKVYSLIEDILAGLFLIVGLCLIVFEVIMRYIFNSPTTWTTEVSTVMVTWGILLGLSVALRDKHHICVDLFYVIVPKSLRKVIDYFAGVIGILFCLFYTIGGTMIVLQTWRTGQLSMETGVPMWIYYMVIPFSGLLLTVRFIGQLNEVRKERMSIHQGDHHLGLGKESLDEYRNAF